The Gemmatimonadaceae bacterium genome contains a region encoding:
- the fadI gene encoding acetyl-CoA C-acyltransferase FadI, with the protein MPALGASGRRVAIIAGVRTPFARAGTVLKGLTAIELGKLAVAELIQRTSLEGRLVEGIVYGTVVSSVTAPNIAREISLMPMLPRNCESYSVSRACASANQAITDAADQILLGYHDIMIAGGAESLSNVPILHSRSMSEKLVALSRAKTAAGKLRIAASVRPRDLVPITPAIAEPSTGETMGQSADKMAKINHISRESQDQFALRSHRMAAAATDDGRLTAEMFPVYVPPRYTESLASDNGIRTDTSIEALAALKPVFDRRYGTVTAGNASPLSDGASAVLLMSEERARTLGYRPLAFIRSYAYAAVDPGEQLLMAPVLAAPLALQRAGLTLDDMDLVEMHEAFAAQVLCNLAGFMSYEWAERGGFPDPIGEVDRAKLNVMGGSVAIGHPFGATGGRILTTLANELVRRGGQFGLMTVCAAGGLGHAMVVERA; encoded by the coding sequence ATGCCAGCACTCGGGGCGTCAGGTCGCCGTGTCGCAATCATCGCCGGTGTCCGCACGCCGTTCGCGCGCGCGGGCACGGTGCTCAAGGGTCTCACGGCGATCGAGCTGGGCAAGCTGGCCGTGGCGGAGCTCATTCAGCGAACGAGTCTGGAGGGCAGGCTCGTCGAAGGCATCGTGTACGGCACCGTCGTGTCGTCGGTCACTGCGCCGAACATCGCGCGCGAGATATCGCTGATGCCGATGCTGCCGCGCAACTGTGAGTCGTACTCGGTGAGCCGCGCCTGCGCGTCGGCGAACCAGGCGATCACCGACGCCGCGGATCAGATTCTTCTCGGATATCACGACATCATGATCGCCGGCGGCGCGGAATCGCTCTCCAACGTCCCGATTCTCCATTCGCGCTCGATGTCGGAAAAGCTCGTCGCGCTGTCGCGCGCCAAGACGGCGGCGGGCAAGCTGCGCATCGCCGCCTCGGTTCGGCCGCGCGATCTCGTGCCGATCACGCCGGCGATCGCCGAGCCGTCGACGGGAGAGACGATGGGGCAGTCGGCGGACAAGATGGCCAAGATCAACCACATTTCCCGGGAGTCGCAGGACCAGTTCGCTCTGCGGTCCCACCGGATGGCCGCGGCGGCGACGGATGACGGACGTCTCACCGCCGAGATGTTTCCCGTTTATGTGCCGCCGCGTTACACCGAGTCGCTCGCGTCGGACAACGGCATTCGAACGGATACGTCGATCGAAGCGCTCGCCGCGCTCAAGCCCGTGTTCGACAGGCGCTATGGAACGGTGACGGCGGGAAATGCGTCTCCGCTCTCCGACGGCGCGAGCGCCGTGTTGCTGATGAGTGAGGAGCGCGCGCGCACGCTGGGGTACCGGCCGCTCGCGTTCATCCGTTCCTACGCGTACGCGGCGGTCGACCCCGGCGAACAGTTGTTGATGGCGCCGGTGCTCGCCGCGCCTCTCGCGCTGCAGCGCGCCGGCCTCACGCTCGACGACATGGATTTGGTGGAGATGCACGAAGCGTTCGCCGCGCAGGTGTTGTGCAACCTGGCCGGCTTCATGTCCTACGAATGGGCGGAGCGCGGCGGCTTCCCCGATCCGATTGGCGAGGTGGATCGCGCGAAGTTGAACGTGATGGGCGGATCGGTCGCCATCGGGCACCCGTTTGGCGCGACGGGCGGACGAATTCTCACCACGCTGGCCAACGAGCTCGTGCGGCGCGGCGGTCAGTTCGGTCTCATGACGGTCTGCGCGGCGGGCGGTCTCGGCCACGCCATGGTCGTGGAGCGCGCATGA
- a CDS encoding tetratricopeptide repeat protein produces the protein MNLEPIRGHSGHAAEEARRLTELGRAAGLGDSPDDAVRLHQDALSLLGAHEATPLVADVLRWQGTVLRDRGNPVEAKPLYQRSLTVARELSYSAGIAHALNCIGILALNAGDLPLADDLFTQALTATESCGEPRLVGMIQQNLGVMADIRGNPVAAMAHYRAALRTFEAQNDQQQVCWVLNNLGIVHAKDGHHDEARKAYTRALEIATERGEMLFEGIIEGNLAELELIYGNVSAARPAIDRALEIAERRRDSARHAIALKLVGAAHRMGGDLAAAEEALGKAARLAAVSGDALTSAEIRFQLACALAAGGHRTVAEETWSRSLLAFERIGARQWAARVRDRLTGGENGRYF, from the coding sequence ATGAACCTCGAGCCGATCCGCGGACATTCGGGGCACGCGGCCGAGGAGGCGAGACGTCTAACGGAGCTGGGGCGCGCCGCCGGGCTGGGGGACTCTCCTGACGACGCAGTCAGGTTGCACCAAGACGCTCTCTCCCTCCTCGGCGCGCACGAGGCGACACCTCTCGTCGCCGACGTGCTTCGATGGCAAGGCACGGTGCTTCGCGATCGAGGAAACCCGGTCGAGGCCAAGCCGCTCTATCAACGAAGTCTCACGGTCGCGCGGGAGCTGAGTTACAGCGCAGGCATCGCGCACGCGCTGAACTGCATCGGCATCCTCGCCTTGAACGCGGGCGACCTGCCGCTCGCCGACGATCTGTTCACGCAGGCGCTCACGGCGACGGAGTCGTGCGGCGAGCCGCGACTCGTCGGCATGATCCAGCAGAACCTGGGCGTCATGGCCGACATTCGCGGCAACCCGGTCGCGGCGATGGCGCACTACCGGGCGGCGCTCCGGACGTTCGAAGCGCAGAACGATCAGCAGCAGGTGTGCTGGGTGCTGAACAACCTCGGCATCGTCCACGCGAAGGACGGGCATCACGACGAGGCTCGCAAAGCGTACACGCGCGCCCTCGAGATCGCGACCGAACGCGGCGAGATGCTGTTCGAGGGAATCATCGAAGGAAACCTCGCCGAGTTGGAATTGATCTATGGAAACGTGAGCGCCGCCCGGCCGGCGATCGACAGGGCGTTGGAGATCGCGGAACGCAGGCGCGACAGCGCTCGCCACGCGATCGCGCTCAAGCTGGTCGGCGCCGCCCACCGCATGGGCGGCGACTTGGCGGCTGCCGAGGAGGCACTCGGAAAGGCCGCCCGATTGGCGGCGGTGTCGGGAGACGCGTTGACCAGCGCTGAAATCCGCTTTCAGCTGGCGTGCGCATTGGCGGCGGGGGGCCACCGAACGGTTGCCGAAGAGACCTGGAGTCGGTCGTTGCTCGCGTTCGAGCGCATAGGTGCCCGCCAGTGGGCAGCCCGAGTGCGCGATCGATTAACCGGCGGGGAGAACGGACGATACTTCTAG
- a CDS encoding sigma 54-interacting transcriptional regulator, with protein MLHDEDRTAAASDRAPDFGFQNIVGSSPLLREAISLAKQVAGTRRTTVLLIGETGTGKELFARGTHYASAAADEPFVAINCAAIPEALLESELFGHERGAFTGAHARKQGLLELAGSGTLFLDEVHHLPRMLQPKLLRALESRQVRRLGGFEEIAIECRIVAAASPLLEQVVASGEFREDLYYRLNVFSITLPALRDRIEDIEVIARHFLAHETREHGQSKAFSADACAALRVHRWPGNVRELKNVVERAAILSGDSSIVRAEHLMIQRRAAKASGPDAIGEIKIPTNGKLLDEIVAEAVTLTLKITNGNQAAAARLLGISRPTLAKKMTRPPAPTRASVA; from the coding sequence TTGCTGCACGATGAAGATCGCACGGCCGCCGCGTCGGACCGCGCGCCTGACTTCGGGTTTCAAAACATCGTGGGCTCGAGCCCGCTGCTCCGCGAAGCCATCAGCCTCGCGAAGCAGGTGGCGGGCACGCGCCGCACCACGGTCCTGCTGATCGGCGAGACCGGAACAGGCAAAGAGTTGTTCGCGCGCGGCACCCACTACGCGAGCGCGGCGGCCGATGAACCCTTCGTCGCGATCAACTGCGCGGCGATACCCGAGGCGCTGCTCGAGTCGGAGTTGTTCGGCCACGAACGCGGCGCGTTCACCGGTGCGCACGCGCGCAAGCAAGGACTCCTCGAGCTCGCGGGTTCGGGAACGCTCTTCCTCGATGAAGTCCACCATCTGCCTCGCATGCTCCAGCCTAAGCTGCTGCGCGCGCTGGAGTCGCGTCAGGTGCGTCGCCTCGGCGGGTTCGAGGAGATCGCGATCGAATGCCGCATCGTCGCGGCGGCCAGTCCGCTCCTCGAGCAGGTGGTGGCCAGCGGCGAGTTTCGGGAGGACTTGTACTACCGCCTCAACGTCTTCTCGATCACCCTGCCGGCACTTCGCGACCGAATCGAGGACATCGAGGTCATCGCCCGTCATTTCCTCGCGCACGAGACGCGCGAGCACGGACAATCCAAGGCGTTCTCCGCCGATGCGTGCGCCGCGCTGCGCGTACATCGCTGGCCCGGGAACGTGCGCGAGCTCAAGAACGTCGTCGAGCGCGCGGCGATTCTGAGTGGCGACTCGTCGATCGTTCGCGCCGAGCACCTGATGATCCAGCGGCGAGCGGCGAAAGCGAGCGGACCCGACGCGATCGGTGAGATCAAGATTCCGACCAACGGCAAGTTGCTCGACGAGATCGTCGCCGAAGCGGTGACGCTCACGCTCAAGATCACGAACGGGAATCAGGCGGCGGCGGCGCGCTTGCTCGGCATCTCGCGCCCGACGTTGGCGAAGAAAATGACCCGTCCTCCCGCGCCTACGCGC
- a CDS encoding glycerol-3-phosphate dehydrogenase/oxidase, with amino-acid sequence MQGQLPTRAERFAALGAPAREFDLLVIGGGITGCGIAREAAARGLSVALVEKNDFASGTSSRSSRLIHGGVRYLEHGQIHLVFESSAERRQLLRLAPHLVRPLAFTWPVYAGARIPRWKLGLGLTAYDALALFRNVRRHRRLSTRGVLAREPGLASDGLRGGALYYDAATDDARLTLANAIGAAEIGAVVVNHASVRALEARDGRIVGARVDDELTRESVDVRAAVVVNATGPWSDTVRALDQSAPLPGARKAVRGSKGTHIAIRRERLGNHDALTLLSPMDGRVMFVLPAGAFAIVGTTDTFTTSSPDDVRPTAEDVSYLLATANRFFPAAKLGANDVVAAWAGIRPLLPSSRETPGAASREHAVTVSGAGLVSITGGKLTTYRVMAADVLRVVLRELGRPAGAAHLTPLPGGDIRSYEQLVADISRETDDASLSAHLAASYGSRWPRVWSEITSDGGDTRLADGLPYTAGELRYCARNEMAFTLGDLLIRRTKLAFETRDHGASIAARAAAVVAEPLGWDAPTQSGSVAAYAKEVQRIFSIEA; translated from the coding sequence ATGCAAGGTCAGCTCCCGACTCGCGCCGAGCGATTCGCGGCGCTCGGCGCCCCCGCCCGAGAGTTCGACCTACTCGTGATCGGCGGCGGGATCACGGGGTGCGGAATCGCGCGCGAGGCGGCGGCGCGCGGTTTGTCGGTCGCCCTCGTCGAAAAGAACGACTTCGCGAGCGGCACCTCGAGCCGCTCGTCGCGCCTGATTCACGGCGGCGTGCGCTACCTCGAGCACGGGCAGATCCACCTCGTGTTCGAGTCGAGCGCGGAGCGGAGGCAGCTGCTACGTCTCGCGCCCCACCTCGTGCGCCCGCTCGCGTTCACCTGGCCCGTGTACGCCGGCGCGCGCATCCCGCGGTGGAAATTGGGGCTCGGACTCACCGCCTACGACGCCCTCGCCCTCTTTCGAAACGTGCGGCGCCACCGGCGGCTCAGCACGCGCGGCGTGCTCGCGCGCGAGCCGGGGCTCGCGTCCGATGGGCTTCGCGGGGGCGCGCTCTACTACGACGCTGCCACCGACGACGCGCGCCTCACGCTGGCGAACGCGATCGGCGCCGCTGAAATCGGCGCGGTGGTCGTCAATCACGCGTCCGTGCGCGCTCTCGAGGCGCGCGACGGTCGAATCGTCGGCGCGCGCGTCGACGACGAGCTGACACGAGAGAGCGTCGACGTCCGCGCCGCCGTCGTCGTGAACGCGACTGGGCCATGGAGCGACACGGTCCGCGCCCTCGACCAGTCCGCACCGCTTCCGGGAGCGCGCAAAGCCGTGCGCGGAAGCAAAGGCACCCACATCGCGATTCGGCGGGAACGCCTCGGCAACCACGATGCGCTCACGCTGCTTTCGCCGATGGACGGCCGCGTGATGTTCGTGCTTCCCGCCGGTGCATTCGCCATCGTCGGTACGACCGACACGTTCACGACGTCGTCGCCCGACGACGTTCGCCCGACCGCCGAGGACGTGTCGTACCTATTGGCGACCGCCAATCGATTTTTCCCGGCCGCGAAGCTGGGGGCGAACGATGTCGTCGCGGCGTGGGCGGGTATTCGGCCGCTGTTGCCGTCGTCGCGCGAAACCCCAGGCGCCGCGTCTCGCGAGCACGCCGTGACCGTGAGCGGTGCCGGGCTCGTCTCGATCACCGGCGGAAAGTTGACGACGTACCGCGTCATGGCCGCCGACGTTCTGCGTGTCGTCCTTCGCGAGCTCGGACGCCCGGCGGGCGCCGCACACCTGACGCCTCTGCCGGGCGGCGACATTCGGTCGTACGAGCAGCTCGTTGCCGACATCTCGCGCGAGACCGATGACGCGTCGCTGAGCGCGCATCTCGCCGCGTCATACGGGAGCCGATGGCCACGGGTCTGGAGCGAGATCACGTCGGACGGCGGCGATACGCGCTTGGCCGACGGTCTTCCCTACACCGCCGGCGAGCTCCGTTACTGCGCGCGGAACGAGATGGCCTTCACGCTCGGCGATCTGCTCATCCGGCGCACCAAGCTCGCGTTCGAGACGCGTGACCACGGTGCATCGATCGCCGCGCGTGCCGCGGCGGTCGTCGCCGAGCCGCTGGGGTGGGACGCTCCGACGCAGAGCGGCTCGGTGGCCGCGTATGCCAAAGAAGTGCAACGAATCTTTTCAATCGAGGCCTGA